In a single window of the Zea mays cultivar B73 chromosome 5, Zm-B73-REFERENCE-NAM-5.0, whole genome shotgun sequence genome:
- the LOC100303848 gene encoding AGP16 isoform 2 precursor (isoform 2 precursor is encoded by transcript variant 2), with amino-acid sequence MAVVRAPLGAVAVAALVVAIFMPAAAAAQAPAPAPTSDGTSIDLGIAYILMLVALVLTYLIHPLDASSPYKLF; translated from the exons ATGGCCGTGGTGAGGGCTCCGCTCGGCGCGGTGGCGGTGGCCGCTCTCGTCGTCGCCATCTTCATGCCGGCCGCCGCAGCGGCGCAGGCACCGGCGCCCGCGCCCACCAGCGACG GCACATCAATCGACCTGGGGATCGCGTACATCCTTATGCTGGTGGCCCTGGTGCTCACCTACCTGATCCACCCGCTGGACGCGTCCTCCCCCTACAAGCTCTTTTAA
- the LOC100303848 gene encoding AGP16 isoform 1 precursor (isoform 1 precursor is encoded by transcript variant 1), which produces MAVVRAPLGAVAVAALVVAIFMPAAAAAQAPAPAPTSDGLDSFKLPHTLLNSVYCIAVSLSSSHFKT; this is translated from the exons ATGGCCGTGGTGAGGGCTCCGCTCGGCGCGGTGGCGGTGGCCGCTCTCGTCGTCGCCATCTTCATGCCGGCCGCCGCAGCGGCGCAGGCACCGGCGCCCGCGCCCACCAGCGACG GGTTGGACAGTTTTAAATTACCACACACCTTGTTGAACAGTGTATACTGTATAGCGGTTTCCCTCTCAAGCAGCCATTTCAAAACTTGA